In Natronococcus sp. AD-5, the genomic window CGAACTCGAACTGGCGGTCGCTCGTGACGACGATCACCGTCTCGTCGACGACGTCGATCGACATGTCCGCGGCGTCGGGGCCGAAGTCGACCATGATGGTGCTGCCGCCGTCGTCTTCGATCTGGCGAACGACCGCGTCCTCGGTGTGGCCATCACGGAGTTGTTTGGGGACTCTCATACTCGGGTTAGGTCGCCACCGAGTGTAAGCACCACGCACGCAACATCCGGCCGCCGAACAGTTCAGTGGCGTAACTACTTCCCGTCGGTGCACGCCCGGTCGCCCGACGACTGCGTGATCGGCACGGAACCCGGGTTGGCTCGCTCCTGCACGACGGGTGGCGGCCTGCCCCGAGGAGACGACCGCCGCTCGAGAGGCGGAACCGGCCCGGACTGCGTTCATTCGAAAGCCCTACGT contains:
- a CDS encoding DUF7127 family protein encodes the protein MRVPKQLRDGHTEDAVVRQIEDDGGSTIMVDFGPDAADMSIDVVDETVIVVTSDRQFEFDLPAGANDVTVNNGVLTISE